One window from the genome of Nicotiana tomentosiformis chromosome 5, ASM39032v3, whole genome shotgun sequence encodes:
- the LOC104104162 gene encoding uncharacterized protein, whose translation MFGLILRFSLYNFFDFYFNILSQELLPIHAIKIYYLNPEKEIDFEEIQVIMDRFRDDEHREIQKLKASILNRSMTVHTAVNPIEFPEKPVTYFYPSPPSIERNGSVKKLHSSSIGSMGSSFKGTVKKLCSLFESRKPSNLQPQSPTKHLKSFNSDSRVSSFSDFGIFLPGTEDSVVIYFTSLRGIRRTFEDCYTVRMILKSYRVKIDERDISMDSAYKKELQNVLGEKSVTLPQVFVKGKYIGGAEVIKQMNEVGELAKLLRGLPLRPPGYTCEGCGDVRFLPCSNCDGSRKYFDEDEAQLRRCPECNENGLVRCPLCCS comes from the coding sequence ATGTTCGGTTTGATTTTACGATTCTCTCTCTACAATTTCTTTGATTTCTATTTCAATATTCTGTCTCAAGAATTGCTTCCTATCCACgccataaaaatatattatctaaACCCTGAAAAAGAAATTGATTTCGAAGAAATTCAGGTGATAATGGATCGTTTTAGGGACGATGAACACAGAGAAATCCAAAAACTAAAAGCATCGATACTAAACCGATCGATGACGGTTCATACTGCCGTTAACCCAATTGAATTCCCAGAAAAGCCCGTCACATATTTCTACCCTTCTCCTCCTTCAATCGAACGTAACGGCTCCGTCAAAAAACTGCACAGTTCATCGATAGGATCAATGGGAAGTTCCTTCAAAGGTACCGTTAAAAAGCTATGCTCTCTTTTCGAGTCACGTAAACCGTCAAATTTACAACCTCAAAGCCCTACGAAGCATTTGAAATCCTTCAATTCCGATTCTAGGGTTTCGTCATTTTCTGATTTCGGGATTTTCCTGCCTGGAACGGAGGACAGTGTGGTAATTTACTTTACGAGTCTTCGTGGGATTCGGAGAACGTTCGAGGATTGTTATACTGTGAGGATGATTCTTAAGAGTTATAGGGTTAAGATCGACGAAAGGGATATTTCGATGGACAGTGCGTATAAGAAAGAATTGCAGAATGTTTTGGGCGAAAAGAGTGTGACTTTGCCACAAGTTTTCGTCAAAGGGAAGTACATTGGAGGAGCTGAAGTTATCAAGCAAATGAACGAAGTGGGCGAGTTGGCGAAGTTGTTAAGAGGACTTCCCCTTAGGCCACCGGGTTATACTTGTGAAGGATGCGGGGACGTGAGGTTCTTGCCTTGCTCGAATTGTGATGGAAGCAGGAAGTATTTTGATGAGGATGAAGCACAGCTCAGGAGATGTCCCGAGTGCAACGAGAATGGCTTGGTTCGTTGCCCTCTTTGTTGTTCTTAA